In Pseudomonadota bacterium, a single window of DNA contains:
- the hutX gene encoding heme utilization cystosolic carrier protein HutX, giving the protein MPAELPREVREAVKSRFQEEPGALLERVAEEFGVTPLEAAHLLPAEHCTLVDGAMLPDVLEELSRWGEVMFLVHLPAFIVEVKTSIPAVTAGRGYLNFQGGAPLGGHLREDACEAIAFLDRPFMGRRSCAALFFDEAGDCIFKVFVGREADRSLKAGQLENFERLRRRLAASP; this is encoded by the coding sequence GTGCCGGCGGAGCTGCCTAGAGAGGTCAGAGAAGCGGTCAAAAGCCGCTTCCAAGAGGAGCCCGGCGCGCTGCTGGAACGGGTGGCCGAGGAGTTTGGAGTCACGCCCTTGGAGGCAGCCCATCTCCTGCCAGCAGAGCACTGCACCTTGGTGGATGGCGCGATGCTACCCGACGTGCTGGAGGAGCTCAGCCGCTGGGGTGAGGTCATGTTTCTCGTGCACCTGCCTGCCTTCATCGTCGAGGTAAAGACCTCGATACCCGCGGTTACGGCGGGGCGAGGCTATCTCAATTTCCAGGGAGGAGCCCCACTGGGGGGGCACCTTCGCGAGGATGCTTGCGAGGCGATCGCCTTCCTTGATCGTCCCTTCATGGGGCGCCGCTCCTGCGCGGCTCTCTTCTTCGACGAGGCCGGTGACTGCATTTTCAAAGTGTTTGTAGGCCGAGAGGCGGACCGCTCCCTGAAGGCCGGTCAACTGGAGAACTTCGAACGCCTGCGTCGGCGTCTAGCCGCTTCCCCCTAA
- a CDS encoding ferredoxin--NADP reductase: MSSTAEKRAPTLSHSPFPSQRVVSVHHWNDRLFSFRVTRDPGFRFRNGQFVMVGLPAAGPETKPVMRAYSIASANYEEHLEFFSIKIDDGALTSRLQHLQEGDHVLLSTKPVGTLVLDDLKPGTRLFLLATGTGLAPFLSTVRDLETYDRFEQVILVHCVRRSADLAYRELLTLQLQEDPYLGEMVREQLRYLPVVTREPFVLGQRIPELIASGTLTRHLGIGPLDPAKDRAMLCGSMPMLRDTQAALEALGFEISPSQGLAGDFVIERAFVG, translated from the coding sequence ATGTCCAGTACGGCCGAAAAGCGAGCCCCGACCCTTTCGCACAGCCCTTTCCCAAGCCAGCGGGTGGTCAGTGTGCACCACTGGAATGACCGCTTGTTCAGCTTCCGGGTGACCCGGGATCCCGGATTCCGCTTCCGGAACGGTCAGTTCGTCATGGTGGGGTTGCCCGCCGCGGGCCCTGAGACGAAGCCGGTGATGCGCGCCTACAGCATCGCCAGCGCGAACTACGAGGAACACCTCGAGTTCTTCTCGATCAAGATCGACGATGGCGCCCTCACCTCCCGCCTTCAGCACCTCCAGGAGGGAGATCACGTGCTCCTCAGCACGAAACCCGTAGGCACGCTCGTCCTCGACGACCTGAAGCCGGGCACGCGCCTGTTCCTCCTTGCTACCGGCACCGGGCTGGCGCCGTTCCTCAGCACGGTGCGTGATCTCGAAACGTACGATCGCTTCGAGCAAGTCATCCTCGTGCACTGCGTACGTCGCAGCGCAGACCTCGCTTACCGAGAACTGCTAACTCTGCAGCTGCAGGAAGATCCCTACCTCGGAGAGATGGTGCGCGAGCAGCTGCGCTACCTCCCAGTGGTCACCCGAGAGCCCTTCGTTCTCGGGCAGCGAATTCCTGAACTGATCGCCAGCGGCACCCTGACCCGCCACCTGGGTATAGGGCCACTCGATCCGGCCAAAGACCGAGCGATGTTGTGCGGAAGCATGCCCATGCTGCGCGATACGCAGGCCGCCCTCGAGGCGCTGGGCTTTGAGATCTCCCCTAGCCAGGGGCTTGCCGGGGATTTCGTGATCGAACGGGCGTTCGTCGGATGA
- a CDS encoding peroxiredoxin, whose product MTPQRIPEALFRTRVRDESVGGDNPFRWQDVTSQEIFGGRRIVVFALPGAFTPTCSSTHLPRFEELYAQFKELGIDDIYCLSVNDAFVMFQWGKSIGAKQVKMLPDGNGEFTRKMGMLVSKDNLGFGMRSWRYAMVVNDGAIEQMFVEPEFSDNCPSDPFEVSDADTVLAWLKGESAPSEKPARAAFTG is encoded by the coding sequence ATGACCCCACAACGCATTCCTGAGGCCCTGTTCCGCACTCGTGTTCGCGACGAATCGGTCGGCGGGGACAATCCGTTTCGTTGGCAGGACGTCACCTCTCAGGAGATCTTCGGTGGCCGACGCATCGTGGTGTTCGCCCTGCCTGGCGCCTTCACGCCGACCTGCTCGTCCACGCACCTGCCGCGCTTCGAGGAACTCTACGCCCAGTTCAAGGAGCTGGGCATCGACGACATCTACTGCCTCTCGGTGAATGACGCTTTCGTGATGTTCCAGTGGGGCAAGTCGATCGGTGCGAAGCAGGTGAAGATGCTCCCCGACGGCAATGGCGAATTCACTCGCAAGATGGGTATGCTGGTGAGCAAGGACAACTTGGGCTTTGGCATGCGCTCCTGGCGCTACGCAATGGTCGTGAATGACGGCGCCATCGAGCAGATGTTCGTGGAGCCCGAATTCTCCGACAACTGCCCGAGCGATCCCTTCGAGGTGTCGGACGCCGATACCGTACTCGCATGGCTCAAGGGCGAATCCGCACCGTCGGAAAAGCCGGCGCGGGCGGCTTTCACCGGCTAA